The region ttctatAGCATTGGTTCTCAGAATGGGTTCTGGGTGTGAGCTAAGTAGTCAGCAACAAATTATTttacataatttaaaaattatataatCTGCCTGGGCCAGAAACACACTTACCCACCacgcaaatgcaaaatgaattgcaacctccccaccccccaaaactgTGGTCCATTTCCCTTTTGGTACCCATTTGTTACTCTAGGCGAGATTCCCGATGCAGCATTCATTCATGCTGCTAGAAAGCGTCGACAGCTGGCCAGAGAGCTTGGGGGAGATGCCCCACTTGTCGAGACGGAAGCCCCCAAGAAACGCCTGGCGCAGGAAGACCAAGACGGGAGTGACGACGAAGACGAGGAAGAGAAACGCATCCGGTTTAGCGGCGTGAGGAGCAAAACCCAAAGGCAAAAGATCGCAGAAGAGATTGGTACGTTACCTCACTGGACATGATGAGCATGAGCCTTTTGCCGCCGTTGTGACCGTTGGCTCCGTGCGTGTGAAAGGTATCGAAGGCAGTGACGACGAGGCACTAGATACAGGTCATGATGAAGAGGTGAGCCGATGGGAGCAGGAGCAGATCAGGAAAGGGATCAGCATACCACAGGTGAGTAGCCACACACAACTCcttgctggaaaacaaaacatgtttcgaGCTATGTGTTACGATTCATTTACATCTAATTGTGAATTATTTTTGAGAATCGCTGAATGGTTTAGATGCCTTTGTCCAATTTAACACATTTAACAACTCCTCAAAATTTCAGTTTCTCAACAAATATTCCCCGATTTCTATGATAGCATATTTTTGCCGACGTGTTGGCTGTTCACTGGCTTTCCTCAGTTAACAACCAGCCAAATCGAAGCCCGAGTCATGTTGACACTAGTATCAGTCCCAAGTGACCACCTCATCTTGTCTCTCCCGACCAGGTCCAAAGCAGCCAACCGGAGGACACCGCGGCTTACTACCAGAACAGCTACGATACTCACCCTTACGGCGCGGGCTACAACATGCCCTTCACCTACAGCGTGATGCCCCCGCAGGCCAGCAAGCCCCCAGGCCCGGCAGACTGCACTTCGGCTCACTTTGGGCTCTCTGTTAGCGACTTAGCCCCGGTGTCCATTGATCTGGTAAAGAAACGCCTGCAGGATAGGTACGTCACACACACGACCAGCTTTTGTCATGTCGGACACTGCCTGCTCTCTGTGCTGCGGTCTTGGAGACCCAGTAAAGCTACATTCAGAGCTAAGCCCATACTCCACTTTGGTCAGAAACAAATTAGAATTCATTCAACTGCATTTAAGCCTTCTGCTGGATCTAATTATGCACTGTAAAGCAATCGTGCCCTTGACCTACTCCctactgccttttttttccccccctccaccaccttctgtctgcccattttgtgcccGCAGGCTCGGTCATATGCGTACAGGCCACAACGCCAACATCAATCGCTACACGCAGATCCAAGAAGACCTTGCCGCCTCAGAGAGCGCCATAATGCAGCTGGACGGCTCGTCCAATGACAATGCAGATCAATATCAATTCTTGCAAGAGATGCGAGGGTATGTTGGAGACTTGCTTGAGTGTTTCGGTGAAAAGGTAAGGGAGATTATGTGCTCTGTGCTTAGATGTTTTGTGTCTGTCATCTGACCACATGATGTTTTCGAATGTccaagtgacagattttattacAAGAGGTATTTATAAGTCACTGCTAAACATTCTCGGTGTTACTCATATTCTTGGAGCACCAACATTacgcaactcaactttatttatagagcattttaACAAACACATCTGTGCTAATTGCTATCTGCAAAACAAACTGAATAAAATACTCTTTCCTAATCCATATAAACAAGCGTGCCCTTTTCATTTGTGCCGAGCATACAGCTGAAGCAGAGTTTCATTCCCTTTCGTTGCACGTGTTGTGTagtggaggagagagagagagagagcatgcaGAGTCAATTCCGTCAGAATGAATAGTTTGCGCGTGTAAGAATGTGTAAACCAAGAGAATACTTCTGAAAACAGTGCAACGATTGTATTTGCTTAAGTGGAAATGCATGTCGAATTCTAAACGTTTTGGTCTTGCAGCACCATCCACATGGAGTAACTTGCAGCATCTAAACCCAATGTTTCTTTTAATTCTAGGTGATCACTCTTTTCATAATGCTAAGAGCGGCATATGGACCGACCGTAAACATTAAGACCTGAAACGGATCTCTTAAATTCTAGCGGAATATTGCCTGTTGGGTAAAAGCATGTTCTTTTGCTGGAATTTATTGCTTTCGCCACTGGCGAATTCTTTGCTTTTACTCCACAGTGGTAATattccagacccccccccccccttttttttttctttggtcgaCGTCACAATCCTCCTCTCCCTCACAGCAGCGAGGCATTCCTGTGACCCGGAGCCCTGCTTTTGTGTGGTTCAGAGGTCACAGAAGGCGTCGTATGTTTCAGGTGCCTGCCATCGAGGAGCTGGAGGCTGCCATGCACCAGTTACTAAGGCAACGGGCCTCGCGACTCGTCCAGAGAAGACAGGATGATATAAAAGATGAATCGGCGGAGTTTGCAAGCCTTTCAAGTCAGTCCATCTTGAAGGTTTTTATGATTCACTCGAGCGGCCTTGTTAGTTCTGTGTGAGTGGGCGAGCTCTATGTCTGTATGGCCGGGATGTGTATCCCTTATCCCCGATAAAAAGTGTGATGTGGTtcgtatggatggatggctgcgagTGAGCATGTATCCATGAGAAAAACGTATCATCTAGTTTTGCACGGCTGAGTCTCGCTGTCAGCGGGATGCCAGTTAAGTCACTTTTTAAAGGTGACCAAAGTTGTCTTGTGACTTCTATGAGCTAACGAGTATTTTGCAGACAGGTAAGTGAACAGGAACTGATACGACTGGGGGATGGGCAGAAGATGATTTGATTTTACTACTAAACCCAGCCCGCCCACTAATTTGCTGCCTAAGGGAAAACATTTCACCAGTGCTCAGTTTTCTGTTCCATCAAATTATTACTGAACAACTGTTAATTTTCCTCATTGTCAAATGCCCAATCCGACTATAAATATGGATTTGTATCTTATTGCTTGAAGTACCGAATAGCTAAGGACAATTATCTGACTTAAAGTTAATATCAAATGTTCAGCAGAGTTAATGCGACGTGTGGCTGTAGGGTGATGTCTTCGTAACACGACCGACGCTCACATCACTCCTGTCTCTTTTAGATAAAGCCATCATGGCTCCCAGTCTGGATTCATTTGGTCATGACCGCACATTGTACCAAGAGAGCAGTCGCCAAAGGAGGATAGCGGAAAGGGAGGCCCGACGGTAAGAGGGATGAAAGGGGCGGGGGTCAGAAGTGTCATTTGAACACACTGTCAAATGTTAATCTCGGTGTTGCCAGAGCTCGACGGCGTCAAGCGCGAGAACAGAACGGAAAGTGGGCGGAGCACAAAGAAGGCTTGTCGTCCGATGACGAGGAGACCTCCACGGACATGACCAGCTTCAGCGTGGAGCACGGTATTTACGAGTCGCATTGACAAGACGAGACAAATCGTCAGCGATCAAACATGAACCGACACCGAGAGGCAAACTTGCTTCCTTCCAGATCGCATCACTCGAGAATGTCAGAAAGTTTTTGAGGACGTGCTGGAGGACTTTCATTCCATGGACTACATCAAATCCCAATTTGAAACGTGGAGGCGGAACTACGCCGAGTGCTACAGAGACGCGTACATCGGCCTCTGCCTGCCCAAACTCTTCAGCCCTCTCATTCGACTGCAGCTCATCACGTGGAACCCACTTGAGGCGAGGACTGGTTTTCGACTTGAGTTTTTAACCTTGCGCCGAGCCAAATCTCAAAAGCAGTCTTGTTATGCTCCTCTCCAGGCGCAGTGCACCAACTTTGAGTACATGCTCTGGTTTGAGACGCTGCTGTTTTACGGCTTTGAGGAGCACAGCACGTTGCAGAAAGGAGACAGCGACATCGGCCTGCTCCCGGCGATCGTGGAGAAGGTTGTCCTCACCAAATTGACAGGTAGCCAAACATCACTCTTGAGGCATGTTTTACATTTCTCAAAATAATATGCTCGTCACCGCTATGTTACTGAACTTCGCGGTGTAGAACACAAATTTAACAAGCACCGCAATTGTCAAGCGTCGCCCGAGCAGGGCCACTACAAGTGTTTCTGCGTCTGCGCAGTGTTGTCCGAGCAAGCGTGGGACCCGCTGTCAAACAGTCAGACGGCACGGCTCGTGGGTTTCATTCGCCGCCTGATGAAAGGTTACCCGACCGTGTTGCACGGGGACAACCAGTACACACGGGTGAGTCCTACTCACAACACCGCCTTCATGTGGACTTTCTTCATCTCAACACAAGCCTTCTATAAATGTACTTTGTGCTGGGTGGGGTTTGTCCATCAGGAGTTGTTGAGAACAGTCGTCCTGCGTATTCGGCGGACACTGGATGAAGATGTCTTCCAACCTCTGTACCCCAAAAAGTATGCTGCGCTTTTGTTAAAATGGAGTCTACCAAATATTACGCAGTTAATTGCACTCCTAttgtgattttgcttttgttcagTTTGCTGGAAAACAAGAACGGCGGTCCTTACTTATTCTACCAGAGGCAGTTTTGGAGTTGTGTTAAGGTTTGTAGAAAATCCCTCACCTGTTTCCGGTTCCCTACGTAGAAATTCACCTATTCGTGTTTTCTGTGGAACCTATCGTTAGCTAGCTGCAGAAAAACTTCCctatttgtgtgcattttctcTCACATCCTAAGATGCCCCAAATTTTTCCCACTGCTATGTTTTATAGGAAAGTAGGAAATGGTGTCAAGAAAGTATTGTTGAAGACAGCGAGACAAAGTTCAAAGTTAAACGAGGCTTACTAATGGATgtatttggcacatttttttttttctaaaatcaaATCCTAAAGTCATTTCTTTTAACGGATAATGTTTTATTACTATACTTTGGAGCGTGCTATGATGATGGTTGAGTCTGCCCATGACAGGAGTCTAACAGCCCTCTCTCTAATTAGTTGTTGGGGAACATCCTGCAATGGGAGGGGATCGTCTCCACTTCCTGTCTCAAGGACCTGGCTTTAGACAGCACTCTGAATAGGTACATCCTCTCCGCGCTGCAGACCACCGAAGCCAGCGAGGACAATGTTCACAAGTCCCAAAAGGTAGCGTCTtgctacattgttttttttggggtgggggggctgtgcTGGGACCAGTGTGCTCACCTCTCACTTTTTCTTGCGCCATTTTTCCCCAGGTGGTAGACTGTTTGCCGATGCAATGGTTCAATGGGCTGAAGGGCCAGAAGACGCTTCCGCAATTGGAGCCGCTGTGTCGCTACCTCGTCCATTTGGCTAATTCGTTGAACCGCAGCAGCTTGGGCGCTTCTGATGTAGAAAGACGTGTGACAAAGTAAGACCACGTATTGCTTTCTTGATCGCTTATAAGtcaaacacaaacattcttCTGTGTGCCCTTTATGGAAATACAGTCGCTAACAGTTAAGCAGAgtactaaaacattttttgggcacCTTGACATTGGGCCTACTGTAAACGAATAATTTTTTTGCCAATGTTCTTGGATCATGCTTAGCGATTTTTATTGCATCACAGTGTAACCTGGACGCCCTCTTTTGTGCCCACAGGGATCAAGTGAAAGAGATTGTGAAGATGCTGGTTTACATGAAGGCTGTGGACCACATAATTGCCGTGGCAGCTGAGCAAGGCATTAAGGACATCAAGTCTCTGTTGGATACCAAGTCATAGACAGAGGGAGGGCCGCGCCGACAAGTTCTTCATTATGTTTGACTCCTCACTAAATTGGACTCTGGGATAAAATGTGCATACTGAATAAAACACCTGTGTAAATATTGTGAATAATGTATAGAAAGGTTCCTCTCTTCATGCACTTGTCTAATAATCTTGTATCAGCCAGTCTAAGAGACTCTGGCTTCATGCCATAATACATGGACGCAAGATTACCGGATAAAATAGACTTAACTAAGTATGCaccgtatttttattttatgtaaaaaCTGCCTTGTGAGTGACTCCTTTCACATTTCTTCCTGTATGTGCTAAAAGTGACCTCTTgctgcaccacacacacaaagaataaTGCCGCCGCCTCCTCACCAGCACAGAGTGTGCACACCATCTGTGAAAGTTGTACTCTGGTCTTTTGTTTTATCATCCGTCTGCTTGTGAATAAAGTATACACTTGGAAACGCGCTATACATTTGACTTGTTTCCCAGTATTCTCAGACTGACCACTTTGATATTTTAAAGCCCAAATTTTATAGATatgtcaaaacaattttttcccaattaccaAGCTGGTCTGCAAATTATTATCCACAATGTCTGCCAATGACCTCTGTTGACAGAACCGTTACTGTTAATGCTTGAACACTTGACTTTTCTAGGGTTACCCTGTTTGACATCTctattaaattgttaattaaccaaacgaaacaaaaatgagAATGCTTtactgagaacatttttttttcttttttccccaacgACCTCTATGAATGACCAGACTGATCCGTTTCCCTTTTAGAAATCTACTGCGGCCCTCGAGTTTCGAGGTTTGCTCACCTCTGGCTTGAATATCGGGACTATCTCGCACCATTACGCAACTGTGTCCAACACAAAGCGGGTGGGGCTAcgttgtgcgcgcgcgcgcgcattggtgtgtgcgcgtgcgagtatgtgtgtgtacgcgtgtgaCCACGTTTTCAACCAAGAGGCTCCGAAAAAGAGAAACTTTTCAACCGGATCGGAAAAGTTGAGACTTGTCGTATTTTCAGCCgcttgcgtgcgcgtgtgtcttCGTGGAGGAAGATCGCTTTAATATTCTCAGATGCTCTCGCTCAACTTATACAAAGTAAGTAAGCTACGTTGGTTTACTACGACTGCATGTGCACGCACAGGATCCACAGATAGCCCCGTGTTCGACTGCTTGGAACTTCATGTACAGGCTTCGCGCGAGAGATTCGTTGGCACATCACCGCAAATCACCTTAATTTCAACGCAGATTCGTTGATCCATTAGCACTGCGAATCATTATTAAAGCCCAATCCGCACACTGCAGATAACTTTAAAGGACTTGCTGTTCCTCTCAACAACATTGCAATCCGCCTATACAGcagtcggggggcggggggggggggggactgttcCTTGCACACATCATTAAGTCGACCACAAATTGAGAGGACGCTGCATTTGTTCCACTTCGCTTACATTGCAGTGCTGCACAGATACGAACTCTCACTTCATGAAGTGTATTCGATGTTTTGAATAGTGCAAACTTGCTCGCGAGGTAGTAGTTTATAGTTACTtgaaaagtgcatttgaagTCAGAAAAAATGGATCACCAAGTAAGCCAAAAACTTAATTTTAAACTAATAAAAATCTGCATATTGGAACTAATAATcctatatttgggggggggggggggttgagggggctGGGGTAGCATTCCAGAAGGTGTAACATCAGCAATGTGATTGGATACTGTGCTGACAGAAAGAAAAACTGAGACAATTAATAATGCTACATTACAAGACAATACATGGGGTGAGTTCTATttttcagtgggggggggggggggggttaagttgAAAACTTACTCGAAATAGTCaagacaggagagagaggaaacCCCTGTTTTTGAGGTGAAAAttctcaacaaacaaaaatgcatttcaggaagaaaaaaaatcgagggGAAGTGTATTCAAATCGAATTCTCGATAGTTTtttatcaatttatttattttgccccTTGAATATTCTGCCAATCTGTAATTGTGTTATTACCTGCCCATGTGTGTGAGGTCAAGTTGGGCCATCTTCAGGCCGCATGGGATGCAACAGTGCAGAATTCAAATGGCCGACGTCAGCAGCTCCGAGGGGGATGGAAAGCATCTGGAGTGAAAGCAGCAAGTGGTTACAACAGCAGACATGCGACCAGCATATCAAAAtgtgtgtaaaatacaaaataataacaataataataaaagaaaaacgtaCAATCAGTACTGAGCACTGTAAGCCATCAACAGTTTATTGTAAGCTAACACCAAATCCTTCCCACCACTGCTTTATGGATAACATTTTGATTCTGTCCACCTTTTGGCTGTTCCAACAGCAGCCGTGGCAACCGTATCTCATTTATTTCCAGACCGTCTAACTTTAGCTGCCGTGAAAGTGGGTCACCAGTGGTTCTGATTGCCGAGATGGAAGATACCATCTATGCGTATCTTATGCTAGCTTGCGTGGCGGCTTTCCAGGTTGACCGAGATTGGACCCGCTCGCTACTCCCGTGGGCCGCTGTGGTGTTTATCTCATCACTAAGACGAATACACGAAAACTAGGTTTTAAAAGCAGGGTTGCAAATGGGAGCGGTTGTTGCTAGAATAAATAGACTGCCATGTGTATATAAGAGTAAACAGCGGGTTTTCCGACAAATTGTGTGGAAGATATCACATCAGGCCAGATATGAATCAGTCGCGAGTTGTCTGTCCAGAACTCTCGCCTTTTCTCGCTCACTGAACGAAGCAGCGAGGCAGCACACGTACTTCAGTGCATCCGGTTGAAGCACCTGATAAATGTTATTCCCAACGGGGACAATTATAATGTAACTTGATGGGAATTTGAGTAATATGAGGAATTTGACCTCCCTCCAGGCTAGATGCCGAAACAAGGACACAGCCTTGCCTTTATTCTTGCCGTTATTGACGAGCTCGGCTTACAAGGGGAGCGTCGTCTTGCACAACCGGACAATCACAAATGGGGACTGTTGTTGTTAAATGTATCAACTATGTATTTCAGTGTTAATGGTTTTAATTATGTGTTGCTACTTAATTACCACAAGTATTTTTAACAGTCCGCCCATGTTGgcatttaaccccccccccccccccaccacccgaaaaaaaaacacagtttcaGCTCATTCTGCATTTCCACTCAAATCAATCACATTTGGGTATTTTTACACAATTCCTGCTTCCGTGTGTTTTACAGAACGTCTGTCACACCGCACCCAAAACATAAACATGATTTTCATCTAGTTTTCATAAATTCATGTACACTCAAGACATGTCATATTTCCTTGTAGTATTTTCAGAACAAGGCTGACGTGTACGCTAAGTGAACCAGGAGCACCACGCGCGATGATGTGCTTTGGCCCGAAGCAGATAAACATGTTTCAACATGGGCTTGCTGTTCTTTCTGACCTACAAAAATACTTTCCACTGGACTCTTTGTTCTGTTTTTAGCTTCATTGAAATTGCTGCCGCCAATCCACCTGAAGCAAACCCTCATACGCTGTAAATGTCAACAGGGGCATCTCAATGCTCCATTTTGATTGGCCGTCAAAGAACACACCCTTGTTTTTCCACCCGACACACCTCCACCGCTACTTCTACCTTCCACGCGCTCATCGACAACACCACTTTGATCATCATCGGCAGCAAATTATCAGACAACGCGAACCACCTCACAAGAGTGCTCATGACTTGCTGTCAGGAAATTGTTTAAATTTGTAATCGCCCGCCTCTGCATGATAACCGTGCTGCATTGTGCGCACGTGACTTCTGCTTGGAATAGCCGAGCCATGTGAGTGAGTCCTTACGATCCTATTTTGGACCCCGTTTAAGTCGCCGCACGCTCCTCTCCGGAGTTCAAACAATAGAGACCAAACGTGCTATTTAATCCCATTTTTCTGGAGGCGTGCAGTGCACCAGCGGGAGAAAAGTTCAAGTAAGTTAACTGTCAACACTCACATATCACCTAAGCCATGCGCAGTTGAGAGTCCTTTGTTGGCTGTACTCAAatgatagattaaaaaaataataataaactaaataaatacaatataaaagaggtgatgaaaatatattttgacttGTAGATTAAATGTTTCAGGAGTCTTTTTAGGTTGCAGTCTGTCTGGGTTTTAGAATTGCATGGCGGGCCCCCATGACATGCCCGTAGCCGTAATTTAAGAAGTCCCCATTTATGCTGGTTAATTCTACCAACAGACCGCTTTTAACTCGGCACTCAGTTGCTTAAACTTAGTcactgggggggttgggggtcatGCGGTCCACAAAGACGGGGTTGATTTACGGTTTCTGTGTGTGGTTCTGTAAGCACACTACCAGTCCAACTATTTTTACGTGCGGTAACTGCTTATTTTTATGAACTCGACTGGAGGCAGTTTATTTACTGTATCTCTACAGTCGTAGTGTGAGCAGGCACATTGTTGTGGTGAGCACGACTCTCGCCTCTTCTTGTGCACTGAACCAAGCAAACGCAACCTTGAAGGGGACAAATAGTTCGTAGGTGgggtttcaaatatttgttttgtgtcCTGAAACTTAACTGACAcaccttatttgcattttttttaaatatatgggtCATGTTGAAGTAACATACAATGCCCAGGCAGGCTGTAATTCACGCATAGTGACCCGGGAATGCTTCATAGCAACTTCTGAGAAGCTTTATTTTAAAGTCTCTGGTCTGCTTCATGTATAATTTATCACCAGGAACATTTGTGCATCTCTGTGAAAGGGGTGCTAACCTTACGTTAACCTCAAGAGGAAGTTTCGATGGGGTGTGACATGACTCTTATCGCTGTCCGCGTGACCTTTCAAAGTTTGTGTCACCAAGTCAGTGACACAAATCATATGCATGACCGGATCATCGTGCGCAAGCTCTCTTTTCCATGTGTTCTGGATTCTTGCTCAATCACTCCAGAGGAACTGTAGAGATTGAAAAATTTCTCGGTCCCACTTTGTTCATCCCAGTCTGCTCCCCCTTTGTATGAACTTAACGCTAAGGAATGTGGATGAGATGTTGGGCTGCTTGTTATCATCCGTGGAGTATTTTTTCACCAACAGCTGTGGCGTTATGCATCGTAAATTGGTTCATCGTAAATTGGTTTGGGGTTAACAGAGCAGCATTTGGGGAATTGCCAAGTGTCAAAAGCTGAACACAATCTGTGTCCGTGGTTGACCTCCAATTTgttcaccttaaaaaaaaaattaaaaataaagtaaaccacCGCCCTAAACCCTTGATTAAGAGTGCAGGTGATTGTTCAGTAACAATATCACGTTCATAACGCAAAAGTGAACCAGTTAACATCTCTATCATTTTGGTGAAAGTCAGGCCCAGTGCACACCTCACAACCGGTAGAACCAGTGGAACATTAATGCGCTCAAAAATATGGTAAGGACTTCATAATTAAAGCAAAATAGCAGCTTCCAAGATAACGGCTAGCATTAGCAGCTAACGTTAGCCACCAATTTGTTCGTCTTTGTTGGATATCTTCCGTTTCACTCAGTTACTGTCAACACCCGGCTAAATGTCACATCTTTTCGGCTGGCATGGGACAGAAATACTCCGGAATTTTGGACGGGGCATTGTGACACGCAGAAGTCTTACTGCTTTGAACTTGAGTCCACTCACTTCATGCAAACTTGCATCATATAACAGAGCATAGTCCATGCTTTTTGTCAACTGTCAAGGCCTATGTTCCTGAAAACTTTGCGGTGCGTTTCCTAATTTTAAGCTTGCACTGCATGGATAAGGATTGTTCGTGTTCAGGATGAGTAACTTCCGTTTTGCTTGTCTATGAATAAGCGACGCCAAAACCCTTGCCGTACTTGTCATGAGTTATGAATCTTGGGTCAACCGGGGATTTGGGTCGACGCCTGCGAATGGTGTTATGTAACACGTGTCAACAACACATCCAGCAATAAAATGGATGATCCCTATagactttttactttttggaCACTGTTCAGAAATGGTGGATTTGGGAAGTGTTATATAACACAGGATACTGCTCGACTTAAGTTGTCCAGGATGCCCGTAGTGTAGATCTGATTGCAAGCGTGGCCGCTAAAAGCCTTCCCACAGCAATGTGCCTCTCTGCCAGTGGATCGAGCTGTATATAAATGTACGCTTCAACCCTGCGCTCATTTCCACCGGCGACGGAGACGCTTGCATCGCGTTTATTGTAAATTTTCTCCTTCCTTCAAAAGGTGTGTGCCGGTTCTCCC is a window of Hippocampus zosterae strain Florida chromosome 16, ASM2543408v3, whole genome shotgun sequence DNA encoding:
- the paxbp1 gene encoding PAX3- and PAX7-binding protein 1, with the translated sequence MFKRIKRANLRRRNESDEDEREENVQPMLAPTLFGPVLEEVPFLETSSGSNDVSLSPRSNGFGVNFKSVRRDKKAKDGAPVLGPTKASLLSFDDDEEEEGPEVFRVKKSNHSKKIVKQLKKEYKEDLEKCGVVKTEVVPQPFVAIKEEVVSKVGSEHGVDEMEVDSADDQREEAKGNQVQRSSNNTGATFNTLSSLNTLRPGEIPDAAFIHAARKRRQLARELGGDAPLVETEAPKKRLAQEDQDGSDDEDEEEKRIRFSGVRSKTQRQKIAEEIGIEGSDDEALDTGHDEEVSRWEQEQIRKGISIPQVQSSQPEDTAAYYQNSYDTHPYGAGYNMPFTYSVMPPQASKPPGPADCTSAHFGLSVSDLAPVSIDLVKKRLQDRLGHMRTGHNANINRYTQIQEDLAASESAIMQLDGSSNDNADQYQFLQEMRGYVGDLLECFGEKVPAIEELEAAMHQLLRQRASRLVQRRQDDIKDESAEFASLSNKAIMAPSLDSFGHDRTLYQESSRQRRIAEREARRARRRQAREQNGKWAEHKEGLSSDDEETSTDMTSFSVEHDRITRECQKVFEDVLEDFHSMDYIKSQFETWRRNYAECYRDAYIGLCLPKLFSPLIRLQLITWNPLEARTGFRLEFLTLRRAKSQKQSCYAPLQAQCTNFEYMLWFETLLFYGFEEHSTLQKGDSDIGLLPAIVEKVVLTKLTVLSEQAWDPLSNSQTARLVGFIRRLMKGYPTVLHGDNQYTRELLRTVVLRIRRTLDEDVFQPLYPKNLLENKNGGPYLFYQRQFWSCVKLLGNILQWEGIVSTSCLKDLALDSTLNRYILSALQTTEASEDNVHKSQKVVDCLPMQWFNGLKGQKTLPQLEPLCRYLVHLANSLNRSSLGASDVERRVTKDQVKEIVKMLVYMKAVDHIIAVAAEQGIKDIKSLLDTKS